The genomic window CATGTATGGTATTCAGCTCGGTTTGATGTTCGTTTgtcaaataatatgaataataattaaaataacatattattattatattgcaataatGACAGTttgatgatatttaaaatacataataataaggatAGGAAAATCTTGCTATATGCTTTTGCGATTTATTAAACCGTTTGTAATGTATgttgtatatctatatagtttCGTTTTAGGaagaatattaaaaccatTCGTTGGTCAATCAGATggttacataatacataatacgatGGAagggtacaatataatattagactaACGTGTGgaagttttttgtttatataatatgtttctgaTAGTACTCATGCACTATTTTAGTAGCCccgaagtttttttttcgagaCGTCTAGCTCATACCGGGCTATCGACCCATCCGACTGCAATGCCGTTCCAGTTCGACTAAAATTGCAGTCCTCGTACTTTCGACCTTTGCCGACCGTGGTAGCCGTTCGTAAACAATCCAAACGTGTCGCTCCGAACCTTCGACTTGGTGGTAATGCGTCTCATCCACCATGTACACACTTCGTCGGGTGCCAAATCCCCGGTGATGTACTTTGAAAATTGAGTTCTTTTTCATGATCAAAGCGGGTGCATCGACCGCATCCAACGGATGGCCCGCTAACGTTGTCAGTCCAAGGAAAGCCGAAAGGGTTGCATCCCCTGCCGACGGCGGTATCTCCACGATATAGATCatctatttaatacatatcgcatattaatttacataggaTATACATCTAGGAGCATGTGCATTGTGCATAGTGTGTGCCTgggatattaatttacaatgttgtttatttagattattatatatatattataataaatataatattattataatattcattgcgTTAAGGCATTAGGCATTTCGCTCTGTCCATTTCATACATTGCGTccagacatattatattataatatataatatagttagtattatattattatataaaagtgttAACGTGGTTGCAGGTGACAATTAAATACAGttgattttaatgtatactctttaaaaaaaatattagttatagcacaaaaaatatcatatctgTAGACAATCAGTTTAGTATTCAGgtttttacaatgaataatgCAGCAATTTCGCAtgattttaaacgttttttttttttttaaagcgcAAAGATTGCCCCAAAGCGTAAAGatttaatgtgttttaaaaaaaaaattaaacactgttaagaaattataataagaaaactatattctataaatatttggtcgcatggattataatattatctatctgAATAAATCTAAACGTTCAATGCGAATTTCGtgatttggtaaaaattatatactataattataaaagtgtgtttgataaaattgtatagtaaagttttgaattaactacatattaagttttaatttataatatagttagtcACGTTGAGGTCTAATAAGACACGAAATGTTACTAAACATTTGCAAGtctaaaatatacagtaacgtttattgttttatgtttttatagattggtatatttaattttattatgttcaatttgtaaaaattataaaattatgagtaTACCTTCAAactcaatttttgaaattattcaataattagtaaatatttatcaacatttttggtcttaaaactaatattttggcacgaaaaatgcataaataacGTAACAACAAAACATTTCCTCTTTacgattcattattatttattactttattcttaattttacaaCCTGACTTCCAACAcgttagataattaaaaattaatttattcgatttcaattttattcgaTGTATCAAAGTTATTGGAGTGTTCAGTTGGTAATTTCACATATTTATACTCAACAGTAATTCACGCTTTGGGGACCTGTCTCATTGTAAAAACTACTCATGTGTACGGATGATATCTATTCATAAGggaattattgaaaatggtATAAGGTGAGTTATTTGTCACTACATTGCTGTGACAAATgatcatcaaaaaatatataatttggaaAACAGTATTAATTGCTATAAGTGCATTTGATCAAACCTCTTCTTCTAGATTCATATCACTTAAATCGTTCATAATTCTTTGTTCTTATTAAAGCGTGATTTTAAGTTCTGAGGAATAATTACGATGATTGCGTCTTGAttttactgaaataaaatattctacaattattattctagtAGGTGTATTATCGTATTTATCGCATAAAATGTTTaccgagtaaaaaaaaaaaatcaataaatacacTGAAAAATCTATAGATTATTGTATCAATTAATGAGAACAATTCTATGTAATAACCGAAAAGCAATTgtacacttatattttttaattttttacataatatttaaaatatttgcatattacACTCGATAGTTGATTGTAATACAATTCATTAGATAAATGAagcatgtataataaattaataacataatactaaGTACTGACAATGGAATATTCAAGATAAACATGTTCACTTGAACCGTGTTGATTcaatcttaaattaatattattgtactcttACAATTCTGTTTGAAATGTAGAATGATAATTAATCAGATATAATCTTTGTGTAGGTCTTGGGATTTATGTCTTTTCACCTACTTTGTCAATTTTATCTTTCAAGTCATTAGGTCACCCGTCTAAAACAACCCTCGTTAGTGTTATAAATtgacatacctatattatatttattatttatagtataatatacacttgccatagttgatattattaatacgttaattttaatctactCTTGAAATTCAAACAaccattatgatattaatatttattatctattaattgtattattagaaCTACATCAAAGAGTAATTTAAATCGTACACAATAAATTTGTCTGAATCCACTTGTTTGATCTACCCCgtaagataattatttcagAAACAGACATTTtcaccaataataattaggttgTCATCGgatattataccattaatcaaaatatgctATAACTTCCCGtctcgataatataatatggtcatTGACACCAAGGATTGACGTGAATATGTTCTATTCTCGAATAATATACTTcgctaatataattatcataaaaaataaaaataaaaatagtattcattagattttaaatttgcgttattaaaataattaatatttaatacctacagctttatttataatatatttttattttacgggAAATTGGTTACAAAATATTGCTAAAAACGTATCACTAAAGATGTAGTTCTTACGCTTAGTTTCAGACTGCATATTACACACATACAAGTTGTATGTGTGTAGTATGTAAAACGCGATTTTTACTAGAATTTACAACCAAAGTGGTAATATTATCAAGACACTTGaataagacattttaatattttaaatttcagtgGATTTAGtgaattttattcttaaaattaatatagccgtgtgtagtattttaaattatatatatttatagaattgttTACATCGAAAGTGTGGAACTACAAAAACATGACACGAATGTCCCTAgtgatgtgttttttattcaactgataaaaaaaaaattaattttaaaaattaattaaaatcagataaatatagacaaagtaaataaaagtacataataagtaTTCACTCGTGTAAatatactacaaaaaaataatgatttcctATTATACATGTTTGTTGTCTTGTTGTCGTCACCTGTCCATGTCtacgtatttatttgtataaagctgtcaataaatatttatttatatttcgatTGAGTTGACGcataccatttttttaattctatctTTCTCTATGTATTTGTGTTGGTATTGAActgtaaaatgattattgttttatgctTTTATGCTTTGatcatattaaatgtttgtttataatcTTAAGTTTTATGATAGCAGTATTTGATAGgcatattttctatttgttaTTTGAATACAACATGGTAGTATGAAATACATGCAATAGCATTGTGTTAAAAcagtttaaacatttaaaaattaaatcaaaaagcaccataggtacttaaacaaaacatttattcagTATTTCATTACTTAGGtgtaaattgttatacttattttctgtttggaaatattattttcaaatcattcatattttttaagttcataataattaataagttaagtCATAGGTATAAACGTATTctcattatgttttatacttattcatGGAAAACTTTAAATCTTTAATcttgttcataatttaaacaatgtaatatCAAATGCGTACCTATcagttgttgttttttcagctattaaagttattgtaaaagacattttaattttgtcaattaaaaattttattaaatcattattgtgtttagtatattaaatatcataaacctTAGTAAATATTACTGCGAAAATCGGGAATGTCATTATAATCTTGAAACTATTTTGATCTATGTATtttcacaaaaacaaaaatgaacgAAAGTttgccatattatatattacatagagAGAAATTGTGATGAAATTATATTGAGTACCTACATGAAtttcaaaatcatataaaggtacttaaatatttattgttaaatgataaattatattttgttcatattattgcagaaaataaaaatttctaaaaaatgatatataaatatcaaaataattttagttattaattgttaatttatataataatattataggtactatatttatatttatattattaattgttaattttagttatttaatgttttagtatactaacatattttacaaacaattagGATagaccaataattataattgcatgCAATAAAgctcatataattaaataataaatattttttttgtttattagtgaattgtaggtacttaaaatttaaataaaactagatTTACTACAATATGATGcatacacaatacatattatattcaaaaatgttgtaatttatttataataatatacaataatctgtattcattatttttagattaggtATCTAAACAATTTTCTCAAAACTatcgttttcaatatttataatgcgaTGTAGTAatagaacataaaatattttaaatataattgctcactttatatatttctaccaaatttttatttaaagtttaaacttcGTTGCtccatttaatatagttttgctcacacttaaaaaaaaataaatgttataaaaaatgaattaaaatgataataatatacttaaacatacattgtttcattttttttttttgttcttgactagttttaagttttatgtatttaatgttaatgaataatattataataattttatttttctttagttattaaagaaaaacaagattaaaaatgtttgtttacatttattacatttgattctacaatatataactatataatacctataaatagacGTGTTCTTGTTCAATGATAATAGTGCATGTGGAATGTAGATTTTAAAGTTGAACTAATATTTGATGATTGAAATATTCAAGTTATATCGAcacaaaatttagttttatttatatagaacgaataatatactgtattattgtattttaatttccagTGCATTATTCAACATCAATggttaattcaattaaaatattaataatgttgatgtgtctttattagttaataataatttaaatgtgaatATAAAATGCAACACTAATCGAAAttcatagtaataaaatatatgttaatcaaatttataaataaaaaatcttatccaatattgtgtataaatatttgattagtaAAATACGATAATTAGTCAATAGCGTTGTGAATGTAcatgataatagtaatatgtagtattatgTCCGTGCTAACTTGTTTTGCCCTGGCATACTTCCGATTCGTAAGAGATCAAAGGCTAGTGGGCCATCGgtgttatgataaattataatagttccaTGGGCATACATTCAAAGTGTGATATCATAATCGCGGAAACAATATTAAAGTGTATGCTGAACATTTATACAagcaatcaaaaataaaaacagttttcaCAAAATACTGTATCCTGTTTTGTACGAATATTACAAccgataggtattatattattgtgaagttagaaattaaataaggAAGTCTACGTCATATcctttaagtttataaactgctaaaagaaataaattgtCTAAAAGGACTAGAATTAGTACTTTTCAATGCTCTAAGTCGTCATCATTCTTTTTACGGATGTTAGTATAAACATTACATCCATATAgctaactattatatttatattcttttaaaaagatTACTTTGTTTATGAATGTACTTcagaaatttcaatttatttgctgtttcagaatataaattaacatttacattatttagatcatattttaatattaaaaatattaatttttaattttgctacttaaatatttttatttttattttttactattatatttatttacaggtgtatacaattattatttacagctttattttattaaaacttttaagttaaacaAAAGTGTTAGATCTATGTTGGAATTCTaagagtatatattaaaataatatacatgcccgattgaaacttttttttgtatagatttttataatttatataatatattgtatatggataataatttatcaaaatggtTTATTAAATCTGTTATAAAAAGGAGTATCaccttttaaaatagttttcaattttccaagcatattgaatattttaattttaaatcaaaaaataataataatattcataatactaATGAATCTTGTGCAATGCAAatcgttataaataaatttgaacgtAATTTTATTCCGAcgaatcgtttttattttgaaataaagtcaagtgttaaaattatgaaaatcatattttaaaatgtatttttagtgttttaaataaaggattttatttaaatttaatcataaaatacgtttttaggAAACTACTAAAATGAGTTGTTCATTGTGTCCTACTTTTGTAATCTGTTAATGTTAAACGCTGTTTAAGTGATGCGTGGCGCATaacgaatatattaattatgaaaatattattataattcttcattcaattttcagtttatcatattttatactacaaaatGAACTCCAAAACATTacgttaaaatttgttatttaagaattcaaagaaattttacataatataaaatctggAATCTGAATtcgaaattgtttttattatttcacaacataaaaattcaaaatgtatctataatattattatactagaacttaaatatttttatgataaatacaataaatatattataatatgtatgttctaaaaactatttaatttttatacctattgacAAATTTGTgcttagaaaaaatgtatggttTTACTAACTCTGATGCGAACTGCCATAggttcacaaaaaaaaaaaaaaaacaatatactaaTAACATAGTCAAACATACGTATGGttggaatttattttacctacatcatacttaatagtaattattagtttatttaattagcacaaaaataaatatagacaatttttatttttgtggtgagcataactttttcaaattatttcaaaggaaaataacatatattgtacctactattatcAAATGTAATATGCatgttgtattaattttaatttaaaattatattgactttGATATGTCTACTGTAGTGATGCAGAGTATAGGCAATGCGCCTACGGCAgggttaattaaatttaatcaatagtaattacctatatttaattgatgcTCAAATACTCAAGTGTTATAAACGAGTACAAAATTTTGTGTTCATTGCATTATATActtaacgataatattaaatattctatgataatacaatttaaacaaagaatataataatattacatattatagttaaatcagCATTATCTATACGtagttaaaagaaaaactgaCCAAACATTTaatcatgataaaaattatagtggtTTCATGTAACGAATAATGATTAAGTTTTTCGCATCGTTAATTTATgcaaacaaaaacaaacatttagaTGATTCaacttttaatagattttttaaatgttttattattcgattaatataaataattatttgccaTACTTTCTCACcgttatattaaaagttttatttgtgTTCTGCTCCAAATTTACTTGGGTGTAACGATcttactaaaattttttttaaaaaatcatctattatacatttttgcgcAGTATTAACTATTCCAACGTAATTCATATAACACCGCATTAATTTGGtatctatagtttttactTCAATTGTTTTGCCCAGCAACAAACCAAATAGacacatgtttttatttgaattaaaatgtacctattttaatgtattattatattcaaatcatTAGTATTTTGAAGTatgttttagtaattatatgcatattatgcaGACTGCAGGCAATTGTGAATGCACCCAATTCGGGTGTGTACCTATAGAGAAAGGTATCGAATTGGTAACTTTAAGTgaactataggtattttaattagtctcttcaatatttttatcttatttgtgttttatcaaataatatccTACCAAAATACTTTTGCATACCAAAAAACTTATAGAACATTGTTTTtgcattcattaaaaataatacataatatacataatataaatgatgatattatatacagggtgatttacTATAAGACgttcatacaaattttttccttttatttaaaatacgattttggGAATTTTTAgctaatctaatattattatacgagtagttgtagtaggtatacttaaagACCACACTTAAATAAAGTGTGAATAATAgatcagaaaatataaatattagatgatttcgaattcttaaattatttatgatattgagataataaaaacttgtttTCAAATGTTAACTATCTTATATATtcgaataaatgtataat from Aphis gossypii isolate Hap1 chromosome 1, ASM2018417v2, whole genome shotgun sequence includes these protein-coding regions:
- the LOC114120247 gene encoding uncharacterized protein LOC114120247, which translates into the protein MNDLSDMNLEEEMIYIVEIPPSAGDATLSAFLGLTTLAGHPLDAVDAPALIMKKNSIFKVHHRGFGTRRSVYMVDETHYHQVEGSERHVWIVYERLPRSAKVESTRTAILVELERHCSRMGR